A window of Hymenobacter siberiensis genomic DNA:
CTGTCTGTCCTAAGGCAGCTTCAGGCCTTCGGGTTGTCCGATGAGCTCGATGAAGTCGTTCAGCGCATCGAGCAGCGCCTCACCGAGTCCGGCGCTACTCCTTCACAGGAGGTGGTGCACTTTGAGCAAGTCCCCACTTATACTGGCTTGGCATGGCTCCGCCCGTTATACCAGGCCATCCGTCAGCAAGAAGCCCTGTGGGTTACATACCAGCCTTTCCTGGCTCCCAGCGCCCGCCGTGAATTGGTACATCCTCACTTATTGAAAGAGTTTAACCACCGATGGTTCTTGCTCGGGCTCAATGGGCAAAATGTCCACACAACGAGTACCTATGCCCTTGACCGCATTGTGGACGTCGAACCCGCAGGCACCCAGTATCGGCCCGGGGAAATAGACCCGAACACGTATTTTCAGCATGTGATTGGAGCGTCTGTGCCACCTAATGGGAAAGTGGTAGAAATCCGGCTGCGCTTCTCCCATGCCAGAGCGCCGTACATCGTAACCAAACCATTGCACCCAACTCAGATGATGCTGGCCGAATCAGCAGAGGGAATAGAATTCTCACTTCAGCTCATTCCAACCCGT
This region includes:
- a CDS encoding helix-turn-helix transcriptional regulator, whose product is MPANKNALLRYKILDDCLKRRGRYWSLEDLMEKVGAALREDGGPASVSKRTIQEDIKNLRLNYNAPIDTEPSQGYYYSDNSFSISNTPLTLDDLPVLHQSLSVLRQLQAFGLSDELDEVVQRIEQRLTESGATPSQEVVHFEQVPTYTGLAWLRPLYQAIRQQEALWVTYQPFLAPSARRELVHPHLLKEFNHRWFLLGLNGQNVHTTSTYALDRIVDVEPAGTQYRPGEIDPNTYFQHVIGASVPPNGKVVEIRLRFSHARAPYIVTKPLHPTQMMLAESAEGIEFSLQLIPTRELISLILNFGADVEVIAPDSLRCHIQELLQKACTNYISPT